CTTTTGTAAAATACTTTTAATTCTTTCTTTTCTTTTTAAATCAGTTTCTTTATCTATCTTATTCAATAAATTTTTAATTTGTGTTGCCAAACGGGCTCTTTTTGCTGGAGATAATTCATCTTGCTCTCCGCCTTCAATATTCTCACTAATTCTTCTTTCTCCCCTATCTAATCGAATGGCAATTTTTCGTAATTCCTGTATAATTATACTACTATCTAAAACCGCCGCTATTAGTTTTTCCCATCCTAATTCCATTTTCATCGCCATTTTAATTTCTTCTTCTGATGAAAGTAAATTTACTTTCCCTATATCTCGCAAATAAGCCTTCACCGGGTCTTCAACAAATCCTTCTGTTTCTGGAAGTTCAAATGATAGTTTTTTACCTTCTTCATCCTTTTCAGGCAAAAATTCATCTACGATAGATATTCCTTGCTCGGCTAATTGAAAAAAAAGATTCTCCATCTGTTCTGGACTAATATCATCCGGAAGCATCTCATTTATCTCATCATAAGTTAATTCTCCTTTTACCCTACCTGATTCAATAATCTGTTCAATTTCATCTACAAACTGATTTTTTTTCAATCCTTATCGCCTCCTCTATAAAGAAGAACGCTCTCGGATAAAATTAAGCGGTAATTTTATTAGCCTTTGCACACCGCAAATTTTTCCTTCACCCCCACTTTTTAAGTAGAGAGTAGAGAGTAGAAAGTAGGAATTTTGTTTTATTTACTTCCTATTTCCCATTTCTTACTTCCTATTTTTATCCGAGAGGCTTCAAGAAAAGAAGTTAACGCTGAGTTCAGCGGCGGCGGGAGGATTGTCACTAAACTTTATAAGCACGATTACTCCTTCAGATACTACAAAACTTTCAATCACGGCACAATCCGCCGCCGTCCACTGCAACGCCTGGTTAGGCATACATTACCTTATTTGTCAAGGAACTGCCCGTTATTAAATTCCCCACGATATCTTCAGGTTAACTTCATGCGATTATTAGCCTGTTTTCTCACACTTATCTTTGTTTTGTACATCGGGTTGTTCTGGAACAATGACATTAAAACCCTCGTCTTTGACAAGTTGACTCGCCATCGTATCAGAACAAACAAACCGAGTATCTTGTTCACAATAGGTTGTCAAAAAGGCAAATTGTAGACTATCCAGAGTCTTTAAACCATGCTGTTCACCAAAACGACAGAGTAAATTATCTGCTTCCTCAATGACCAATGAAGAAAATTTGAGCACATCATAGCGTTGTTCCAAATCTTCCTGAAATTTTGTTAGGAGCGACTGAAGTGTGTCGAGCGTAATTGCCTGCTCACGATATTTTCGCATTACGGTGGCTATGAATTCGATACGGCTTAACTCAGAAATTGCAATTGGCTCATCACCTTTATAGATAACAAGTACTCTGTCTGTTCCGTCTTCACGATGGTAAATCTTTACTAATGCTGAGGTATCGAAATAATAATTCATATCCGTTCCATTCGGTCTTCTTTTACCGTCTCAGACCAACATTCGTGTGAAGAACTGGTCATAGTTAAAATATCATCAATCGTCATCCGGTTTTTTTGTGGTCGTGCAATTTGCTTAAGATGTTGAATGAGTTGTATTTGCTCATACAATAACCATAATTCATCACTTTTCATCATTGTCATCGCGTGATAAATTTTTTCTTTGAGTTTCATAAGCAGACTCCTTATTTTTGGTAATTGGTAACTGGTGAATGGTAATTAGTTACCAGTTACCATTTAACCGATTACTTACTTTATAATTTCGTGAAGCCCTATTATCTGTTCACCCCCCTGGCGAACAAGCAACGGATGGACACAATGTTATC
This bacterium DNA region includes the following protein-coding sequences:
- a CDS encoding type II toxin-antitoxin system VapC family toxin — its product is MNYYFDTSALVKIYHREDGTDRVLVIYKGDEPIAISELSRIEFIATVMRKYREQAITLDTLQSLLTKFQEDLEQRYDVLKFSSLVIEEADNLLCRFGEQHGLKTLDSLQFAFLTTYCEQDTRFVCSDTMASQLVKDEGFNVIVPEQPDVQNKDKCEKTG